The Priestia megaterium NBRC 15308 = ATCC 14581 region TTGCTTTCGTAATCTGGCTCGTTTTTTTCGTCGATGTGATTCGAGTTTGTATATCACGTAATGATGCCAAAGGTTTCACCACCTTGTTTTAGAAGATCACGTGGTATGAAAGGTGAACAAATGTTCACCTTCACCTTATTGAAAGATTGTCTTAACATACCATGCTGACAATATATTATTCAGATGCAATAAATGTTTTCTTGAATTCTTCAAGTGCTGATTCGAATACGCCAGCTTCAGGAAGTCCACCAGTTGTACGGATTGATTCAAGTACTTCTTTACGGTTTGATTCTAACCATGTTAAGTACTCGTCTTCAAAGCGCGTAATATCTGATACCGGAACATCATCTAAGAAGCCTTTTGTTAATGCGTAAAGCACAGCTACTTGTTTTTCTACGCGAAGCGGTTTGTGTAAACCTTGTTTTAAGATTTCAACTGTACGCGCTCCTCGATTTAATTTTGCTTGAGTTGCTTGGTCAAGATCAGAACCGAACTGAGCAAACGATTCAAGCTCACGATAAGATGCAAGGTCTAGACGCAGTGTACCTGCTACCTTTTTCATCGCTTTAATTTGTGCAGATCCCCCTACACGTGATACAGAAAGACCAGCATTAATCGCAGGACGCACGCCTGAGAAGAATAGATCTGACTGTAAGAAAATTTGTCCGTCTGTAATCGAAATTACGTTCGTTGGGATATAAGCAGATACGTCTCCTGCTTGCGTTTCAATAAATGGAAGAGCTGTTAATGAACCTCCACCTTTTGCGTCCGATAACTTTGCCGCACGCTCTAATAAACGAGAGTGCAGGTAGAATACATCCCCTGGATACGCTTCACGACCTGGAGGACGGCGTAATAGTAATGAAAGTTCACGATAAGCTGATGCTTGTTTTGTTAAGTCATCGTAAATAACAAGTACGTGCTTACCGTTATACATAAACTCTTCACCCATTGTTACCCCAGCATATGGCGCTAAGAATAATAGTGGGGCTGGTTGTGAAGCTGATGCTGTTACAACGATTGTGTAATCTAGAGCACCGTGTTTACGTAATGTCTCTACTACGTTACGAACTGTTGATTCTTTTTGGCCAATCGCTACATAGATACATACCATATCTTGATCTTTTTGGTTTAAGATTGTATCGATTGCTACCGATGTTTTACCCGTTTGACGGTCACCGATAATTAACTCACGCTGTCCACGACCGATCGGCACAAGTGCGTCAATCGCCTTGATACCTGTTTGAAGCGGCTCATGTACTGATTTACGATCCATAACGCCAGGTGCAGCACCTTCAATTGGACGTGTTTTTGTTGTTTCTACTGGGCCTAAGCCGTCTACTGGCTGACCTAATGAGTTAACAACACGACCGATTAACTGCTCCCCTACTGGAACTTCCATGATGCGTCCTGTACGGCGAACTTCGTCACCTTCACGAATTTCCGTATATGGTCCTAAAATAATGATACCTACATTGTTTTCTTCTAAGTTTTGTGCCATTCCCATGACACCATTTGAAAATTCAACCAGTTCTCCAGCCATGACATTGTCGAGGCCATGAGCACGTGCGATACCGTCCCCAACTTGGATAACAGTACCTACATCACTCACTTTAATCTCAGACTGATAGTTTTCAATTTGCTGCTTGATCAGCGCACTAATTTCTTCAGCTTTGATGCTCATGAATTTCACCCCTATCTACGATCTGTGTGCAAGAAGTCCTCGGTGGATCGTTTCTAATTTGCTGCTAATGCTGCCATCATAGATACGATTACCAATGCGAAGCTTCACGCCGCCGATTAGGCTTTTATCTACTATATTTGAAATATTTAACGTATGTTTTCCAACTTTAGAAGCAAATGATTGTGAGATTGCTCTTTTCTCATCTGCACTTAAAGGTTTGACAGAATAAACAGTTGCATCTGCCACGCCACGTACTTCGTTCGCTAGGAAACGATACTCTTTTACCATTTCGCTAACAATTTGAATGCGGTGACGCTCTAATAATAGAAGAACCGTATGTTGAACAGTTGGTGAAAGTTCAGCAAATGCCTCACTTACAAACTGTTTTTTTCGCTCAATTGTAATTTTTGGATGAGTTAATACATCCATTAATTCAGGTGTTTTAGCAAACACCTCTTCAACGATTTGTAGCTGGTCTTGCATTTCATCGATCATCTGTTTTTCTGTTGCTAATTGAAAAAGAGCTAGTGCATAGCGTTTGGCTACAGCTGGTTGACTCATCGTACATCCCCTACTTCTTGGATATATTCATGAATTAACTTCTCTTGATCTTGTTCAGAAAGTTCTTTTTCAATAACTTTCGACGCAATTAAAACAGATAATGAAGCAACTTGCTCACGTAACGCAGCAACTGCTTGATCTTTTTGCTGTTCGATTTCTTGTTTTGCTGCAGCTTTTAGACGCTCAGACTCTTCGCGTGCTGCCGCAATGATTTCTTCTTTTTTATCTTCTGCAGACTTTCTAGCGTTTTCCATCATTACTTGCACTTCTTGACGAGATTGCTTTAAGATTTCACGCTGCTCTTCAACAAGCTTCTTCGCTTCCTCATTTTGCTTTTCTGCTTCATCAATCTCACCGGCAATATGCTCTTCACGTTTTTTCATGATTCCCATTACAGGACCAAACGCGAATTTTTGAAGTAACGCAAGTAGGATAAGGAACATCACTAATTGGAAAAGAATATCTCCACCATTAATGCCTGCTGCTCCTAACACAAACATGTTCGACACGGCCATGTTCACTCCCTTCAGAGACTCCACATATATAATTTACTTATTAAAGACATAAAGTAATGGCGAAGGTTCTTTTGAATGATCTTCGCCACATGTAACACATTATTATTTACCTTGTACCATGAATGCAATAACTACGGCGATAATTGGAAGCGCCTCAACTAAGGCAACCCCAACGAACATCATTGAAGTTAATGTACCACGTGCTTCTGGTTGGCGAGCTGTGCCTTCAATCGTCTTAGAAACGATAAGACCGTTACCAATACCAGCACCTAGTGCCGCTAAACCAATCGCAATTGCAGATGCTATTAAACCCATTTTATAAAGTCCTCCCTTAATATATATGATTTTGTTTAACTAAGTTTTGTTTTGTCCAAATTGGGTATTACTTGAACAAAGCTTTATAAATTAATGGTCGCTACTCACTTTGTGAGATAAATAAACCATCGTTAACATTGTGAAAATGAAGGCCTGAATTGCGCCTACAAAAATACTGAATCCTTGCCATAAAAGCATTGGAATAGCAGCTCCAATTGTACCTAGGAAGCCTGTTGTTGCTAAACCAGCTAGCAAGCTTAACAAAATTTCCCCAGCATAAATATTACCGTAAAGACGAAGGCCAAGCGTTAACGTATTGGCAAACTCCTCGATAATCTTAAGCGGGAATAAAAACGCCATTGGCTTGAAGTAATCTTTCGTGTATGCAGAAAAACCTCGCATTTTAATACCATAATAATGTGATAGTACAACTACCATAACGGCTAACGTCAGCGTAATTGCTGGATCAGCGGTTGGCGATTTCCACCATAAGTTATGGTCAATCACGATGGCAAATGGAAGACCCAACATATTTGACACAAAAATGTACATAAGTAAAGTTACACCTAGCGTCAAAAAGCGGCCACCTGTTTTCCAATCCATATTGCTATTAACGAGTCCTTTAACAAAATCTAAGACCCATTCAATAAAGTTTTGTGCACCGCTTGGCTTCATAGCAAGAGTACGAGTACATAAAACTGCAATTAAGAATACAATAACAGAAGCTACGGTAACCATAAGCAAGTTACTTTGACTAAAAGTAAGGCCTAGAAACTCTATAGTTGGTGATTCATGACCCAACTGTGTTCACCTCTCTTTCTATCTTCTACGCATATTTTGAACAACTAAATCTATGATAATGACAACGTAATACGTCATTAATCCCACAACTACACTAATAATATGAAAGGTTTTTGGATAAGAGATGGTAATCACAACTGCGAGAGCAGCTGTTGCAAATCTTACAACAGTCCCAATTGAACGGGGCTTTTTCCCCTCATCCAACGCCTGTCCAAACTGCTCAAACTTTCTTACTAAGTTCCACAAATTATACAAACTCAGGGCGGTTCCTAAAATTAAACCTGCAAAAACAGCCTTATAACTTGTAAATCCCCAGCCGAGAACGTATAATGCTAACAAATACAATATGTATGAACGAAGTCTTGGAAAAACGTGCTGCAAATCCTGCATGAATTATTAATCTCCTGAAAAAAAATGGTGGACTGTCCGCAGCATCATAAAAACACCTGCTGCTAGCCCTGAAAGAAGGCCTAAAATCAAAAATAGTGGTTCGGTGTCAAGCCATTGATCAGCCCATCTTCCAGAGAATAAGCCAATTAAGACTGAACCTGCTAACTGTGATAGAATGATTGACACTAATGCCATCGCTTGCAAAGGATGACGGTTGCGATCTTTCATAAGCTCATACCCCTTTTGCAAAATTTTCTTTTTTCCGAATTCTCTATCGTTTTTATAGCTCAATATATGATAGAAAGGCAAAAAAAATTGCTAAAAAAGGTAAAAACAGCTAATAAAATACGCAGAAATATCAACGGTTTTCACAGGTTGAAAACCTTATCATTTATATTCCCTGTAAGCATACAATAGCGTATATTTAATGTCAATGTGTTTAAGCTAAAAACTTCACAATCTCTTCTTATTGTTCACATTTCTGCCACACATAAAACCTCTTCAAATGAAAACATTTAAAGAGGTTCATTCAATCGTTATTGTACTGTGTACAACCTGCTCTTGTCTATGCTTTTTCACAAATGCAAATATTTGGTACGCCCCCGGCACAAGCGATTCATCGATCGTTATTTTCTGTTTTCTCATGCCTCTTTCTACATCAACGTCAACATCTAAATATGATATAAACTGTAAAGACTGCTTATCAAAAAGAGCAACGCCTAACTCATCTGCTCCTTCAGGCAAAAACAGTTCATAGCTATAAGTATTTTTCTCTTTTTCCGCTGCTACTTGCAATCCCATGATACGAGGATAATCTGGAATGCTAACCATGTACATATAAGGAAGCGAAAATGTTTCACGTGAATCATTTATTTCCAAATATCCGTCATATATACCTTTATTTTTAAAACGGGGCTGCACCGATAAAGTGACAGCTATTTCTTTTGTCTGATGGGGCTGCACCGTGACGGGTAATGGAACATCCCAGTTCACTCCTTCATCCCTTCTCGGAACGTTTAAGCGATACGTTTTTGCTTTATCAGACTGGTTATCAATTTTAAATGATAAGACTTTCTTTGATGGGCGCGTAAAAATACCGAAAGATAAAGAAGATGGATAAAATAAAGAGTCTGCTGTGACAGCTTTTGCTATTTGAATTCTCCCAGCTCCTTGTTCATATACGCGATACGTTTGACCATTTAGCTGCTGCATTACTTTACTTGTGTTCATCAATGAAGCTTTGACTTGTTCAGGAGACCAGTTCGGGTGAGCTTGTAAAATAAGAGCGCACGCTCCAGCTACATGGGGCGCAGCCATACTTGTTCCATGCATGCGTTCGTATCCCCCAGGAACTGTACTATTAATGAAGTAACCAGGTGCGACGACGTCCGGCTTGATTCCCCAAGTAGTCGTTACAGGTCCTCTTGAACTGAAAGATGTGAGCAAGTCTTGCACCACTTGCTTGCCAGTACGTAAGTATGGCTGTTGAGACTGAATGTATTGACTAATGGTATCACCGTTTTTTTTACTTATCCATATCACTGGAATATTTACTGACTCCTGTAGTTTACCGATTATGCTTTTTTCAGTCGGACTATATAAAATAACGGCTCTTGCTCCTGCCTGTTCAGCTTGTTTAATCTTTTTTTCAACCACATTTCCTTCTGCTTTTAGCAAAATGACGTTACCCAACGCATGCTTTTGCTCTTTGAAGTATTCTTCATTTATTACACGCAGCGTTTGATTAAACGTCCATGGACGAGACCCTTCTACTGGCGCCATCATAATTTTTTCTTTGCTAAATCCAATTGTTAGAAATTGAACTGTTGTCGGGGAAACAGAAGCGCCAACCGAAATAGCTTTTCCCGCTGTACCTGGAGAGCCCACAGTCCATAAACCTGGACCTGAATTGCCGCTGGATGTAACCGTTACAATTCCTTTTTCAACAGCTCGATCTAACGCTAAGCTTGTTGGTAAATCAGGGCCATTCACATCATTTCCTAATGATAAATTAATAATATCTACATCATCTTGAATTGCTTTTTCGATAGCTAGAATAACACTTTCAGACGTTCCAGCTCCACCAGGTCCAAGAGCTCGGTATGCGTAGATCTCCGCTTGAGGTGCTACACCTTTAATATTTCCATTTGCTGCAATAATACCAGCTACATGAGTGCCATGCAGAGTAGGCTCTCCTTGCTCCCGAGTGGTTTCCATCGGCTCATAATCTTTATCTATTACATCATACCCTCCCCTGTAGGTTTGTTTTAAATCGGGATGAGAATAATCAACACCCGTATCGATGACGCCTACTTTGATCCCTTTTCCTGTTAAGCGCCGATTATAAGTATCAAATAAGCCCCTTACCTGTTCTGAGCCAATGAAGGTTACGCTATTTTCTTCTGCAACCTGGTAGTTTTTAATAGAATGTGAACCAATAATAGAAGGATTATGAGATAGTTTTTCCAAATCCGAGATGGAGCCGTTTAATGAAAGTCCTGTAAATACCGTGTGAAATTCGCTCTTAATCTTTATATTAGAATAATTTTTTTGTAGCTGATTTTTAAATTCCGCGAATTTTTCTTTTTCAACCATGACAATTATTGATTTTTCCTGATGATTCATTTCTTGTTTTATAGAAGGAAATATCGGATTGAACGACATTTGCCCTCCCCCGCTCCCTAATATAAAGCTAATCATTAACCATTTAATCCACATAAAAAAACACCTCTCACACTATCGTGTCTCAAAGAGACACTTTTCATGTGAAAGGTGTTTAGAAATCTTACGAAAGCGGATTAAAAGCTTCCGGTCTATTTTCACGGCGGTTGAAATAGTAGCTAATAGCATCACAAATACGTTTAGAAGCTAAGCCATCTCCATAAGGATTCGATGCTTGTGACATTTGCTTATATACGTCTTCATCTATTAACAGCTCTTTTGCTAGCGTATAAATTGTTTCTTCTTCCGTTCCTGCTAGTTTGAGCGTTCCTGCTTCAATTCCTTCCGGTCGCTCTGTTGTATCACGAAGTACCAATACAGGTACGCCTAATGAAGGAGCTTCTTCTTGAACACCGCCCGAATCTGTCAAAATAATATGAGCGCGCTCAGCGAAGTTATGGAAGTCAATTACATCTAACGGTTCAATTAAATGAATGCGTGGATCATTTCCTAAGATATCGTTTGCTGTTTCTCTAACTACCGGATTCAAATGAACAGGATACACAACTTGCACATCTTCATGTTCATCCACAATACGTTTAACAGCACGGAACATGTTTTTCATTGGTTCGCCTAAATTTTCGCGTCGATGCGCCGTTAATAAAATAAGACGATCATCTCCCAATTTCGTTAACACTTCATGCTCATATGTCTCTTTTACTGTCGTTTTTAACGCATCGATAGCTGTGTTTCCAGTCACAAAGATTCGCTCTTCTTTTTTATTCTCTGCTTGCAAATTAGCTGCAGACTTATCTGTCGGAGCAAAGTGCAAATCAGCGAGAACGCCTGTAAGCTGACGGTTCATTTCTTCCGGATATGGAGAATATTTATTCCATGTGCGCAAACCTGCTTCAACATGTCCCACCTGAATTTGATTATAAAAAGCTGCTAGTCCGGCAATAAACGTCGTAGTTGTATCGCCGTGTACAAGTACGATATCCGGCTTTACTTTTTTCATTACGTCGTCCAAACCTTCTAATCCTCTGGTCGTTACGTCCATAAGAGTTTGGCGATCTTTCATAATGTTAAGGTCATAGTCAGGCTGAATGTCAAAAATGCTCAATACTTGGTCTAACATTTCACGGTGCTGAGCCGTTACCGTAACAATCGCTTCGAACTCCTCCGGTCGCTTTTTAAGCTCTAGCACTAGAGGGGCCATTTTAATTGCTTCTGGTCTTGTCCCGAATATCGTCATTACTTTAATTGGCTGCTTCATGTTCATCACCCGAATCTACAAATTATTTTGTACCGAATAAACGATCCCCTGCATCACCTAAACCTGGAACAATATATCCATGGTCATTTAATTTTTCATCTAATGCCGCAATGTAAATATCTACGTCAGGGTGTGC contains the following coding sequences:
- the atpE gene encoding F0F1 ATP synthase subunit C, with product MGLIASAIAIGLAALGAGIGNGLIVSKTIEGTARQPEARGTLTSMMFVGVALVEALPIIAVVIAFMVQGK
- a CDS encoding ATP synthase subunit I is translated as MQDLQHVFPRLRSYILYLLALYVLGWGFTSYKAVFAGLILGTALSLYNLWNLVRKFEQFGQALDEGKKPRSIGTVVRFATAALAVVITISYPKTFHIISVVVGLMTYYVVIIIDLVVQNMRRR
- a CDS encoding S8 family serine peptidase translates to MWIKWLMISFILGSGGGQMSFNPIFPSIKQEMNHQEKSIIVMVEKEKFAEFKNQLQKNYSNIKIKSEFHTVFTGLSLNGSISDLEKLSHNPSIIGSHSIKNYQVAEENSVTFIGSEQVRGLFDTYNRRLTGKGIKVGVIDTGVDYSHPDLKQTYRGGYDVIDKDYEPMETTREQGEPTLHGTHVAGIIAANGNIKGVAPQAEIYAYRALGPGGAGTSESVILAIEKAIQDDVDIINLSLGNDVNGPDLPTSLALDRAVEKGIVTVTSSGNSGPGLWTVGSPGTAGKAISVGASVSPTTVQFLTIGFSKEKIMMAPVEGSRPWTFNQTLRVINEEYFKEQKHALGNVILLKAEGNVVEKKIKQAEQAGARAVILYSPTEKSIIGKLQESVNIPVIWISKKNGDTISQYIQSQQPYLRTGKQVVQDLLTSFSSRGPVTTTWGIKPDVVAPGYFINSTVPGGYERMHGTSMAAPHVAGACALILQAHPNWSPEQVKASLMNTSKVMQQLNGQTYRVYEQGAGRIQIAKAVTADSLFYPSSLSFGIFTRPSKKVLSFKIDNQSDKAKTYRLNVPRRDEGVNWDVPLPVTVQPHQTKEIAVTLSVQPRFKNKGIYDGYLEINDSRETFSLPYMYMVSIPDYPRIMGLQVAAEKEKNTYSYELFLPEGADELGVALFDKQSLQFISYLDVDVDVERGMRKQKITIDESLVPGAYQIFAFVKKHRQEQVVHSTITIE
- a CDS encoding F0F1 ATP synthase subunit delta; translated protein: MSQPAVAKRYALALFQLATEKQMIDEMQDQLQIVEEVFAKTPELMDVLTHPKITIERKKQFVSEAFAELSPTVQHTVLLLLERHRIQIVSEMVKEYRFLANEVRGVADATVYSVKPLSADEKRAISQSFASKVGKHTLNISNIVDKSLIGGVKLRIGNRIYDGSISSKLETIHRGLLAHRS
- the atpA gene encoding F0F1 ATP synthase subunit alpha translates to MSIKAEEISALIKQQIENYQSEIKVSDVGTVIQVGDGIARAHGLDNVMAGELVEFSNGVMGMAQNLEENNVGIIILGPYTEIREGDEVRRTGRIMEVPVGEQLIGRVVNSLGQPVDGLGPVETTKTRPIEGAAPGVMDRKSVHEPLQTGIKAIDALVPIGRGQRELIIGDRQTGKTSVAIDTILNQKDQDMVCIYVAIGQKESTVRNVVETLRKHGALDYTIVVTASASQPAPLLFLAPYAGVTMGEEFMYNGKHVLVIYDDLTKQASAYRELSLLLRRPPGREAYPGDVFYLHSRLLERAAKLSDAKGGGSLTALPFIETQAGDVSAYIPTNVISITDGQIFLQSDLFFSGVRPAINAGLSVSRVGGSAQIKAMKKVAGTLRLDLASYRELESFAQFGSDLDQATQAKLNRGARTVEILKQGLHKPLRVEKQVAVLYALTKGFLDDVPVSDITRFEDEYLTWLESNRKEVLESIRTTGGLPEAGVFESALEEFKKTFIASE
- a CDS encoding F0F1 ATP synthase subunit B is translated as MAVSNMFVLGAAGINGGDILFQLVMFLILLALLQKFAFGPVMGIMKKREEHIAGEIDEAEKQNEEAKKLVEEQREILKQSRQEVQVMMENARKSAEDKKEEIIAAAREESERLKAAAKQEIEQQKDQAVAALREQVASLSVLIASKVIEKELSEQDQEKLIHEYIQEVGDVR
- a CDS encoding AtpZ/AtpI family protein, with the translated sequence MKDRNRHPLQAMALVSIILSQLAGSVLIGLFSGRWADQWLDTEPLFLILGLLSGLAAGVFMMLRTVHHFFSGD
- the atpB gene encoding F0F1 ATP synthase subunit A, yielding MGHESPTIEFLGLTFSQSNLLMVTVASVIVFLIAVLCTRTLAMKPSGAQNFIEWVLDFVKGLVNSNMDWKTGGRFLTLGVTLLMYIFVSNMLGLPFAIVIDHNLWWKSPTADPAITLTLAVMVVVLSHYYGIKMRGFSAYTKDYFKPMAFLFPLKIIEEFANTLTLGLRLYGNIYAGEILLSLLAGLATTGFLGTIGAAIPMLLWQGFSIFVGAIQAFIFTMLTMVYLSHKVSSDH
- the wecB gene encoding non-hydrolyzing UDP-N-acetylglucosamine 2-epimerase — protein: MKQPIKVMTIFGTRPEAIKMAPLVLELKKRPEEFEAIVTVTAQHREMLDQVLSIFDIQPDYDLNIMKDRQTLMDVTTRGLEGLDDVMKKVKPDIVLVHGDTTTTFIAGLAAFYNQIQVGHVEAGLRTWNKYSPYPEEMNRQLTGVLADLHFAPTDKSAANLQAENKKEERIFVTGNTAIDALKTTVKETYEHEVLTKLGDDRLILLTAHRRENLGEPMKNMFRAVKRIVDEHEDVQVVYPVHLNPVVRETANDILGNDPRIHLIEPLDVIDFHNFAERAHIILTDSGGVQEEAPSLGVPVLVLRDTTERPEGIEAGTLKLAGTEEETIYTLAKELLIDEDVYKQMSQASNPYGDGLASKRICDAISYYFNRRENRPEAFNPLS